The window CGACGACCCCAAAGACGAAATACTCAAAGATGGAGTCAGGAAAGACTGCATATCATACAACAGTGCCACTAAAGTCCAGACAGAAACCAAGACAGAACACATGCAGAAGAACTCCatacaaacattaatatatgAGGATACAATagtcaaaaacaatatttctaaaGATGTTTTACTGACAGATACAAGTAAATTACAGTTGCCAGATATACCACCGATTATGAGTCAAAAATCAATAGAATATGTAGTGGATAGCCTGACGAACGATTTGTGCAATGAATCTAAGAAAGCAGATGAGGATAAGAATGATAATTatgaagttataattaaattgccCAATGGAAGACAGGTCAGAATGCGCTCAGTTGAAGAGAATGAAAGGAGGAATAACGCAAAGGAGAAATTAAAAGAAGTTTTAAAAGAGAAAGACAAGCCTGTGATGCAGAAAGTGTGTTTAGTGAACAATAATGTTAGCTCAGTGCCTGTGGTCTCAAATATAGTTCCGATAACCACTGGGACATTGATCCCTGTTACATTAGTGAGTCCCCCCACTCCAGTAGTGCCTAAAATACCCATAGCCCCATTGAAAACTACGAAAGTGACAAAAAGGCCAGTGAAGAGAAGACATTTAGTGAGTGAGAAAGGGAAGGAGAGTATTGGGTCTGCAGATAGGTGTAGTGATAATGGTGTTGATGATAATTTTAACAAGAATAAGAAGTTTAGTGACATGGAGAGTAAATGTGCTGCTTCGAGGAGATAtaggtataaattatttgtttcgtCCGAAGCTTAATATACATACTCAGTATCCCGCCTCTATTCCGTAGGGATGgacagagactatggattgcctctttgcacgattctgtcatacttctcgcgcttcctccaccttcaccaatcttttcatgcatttccgtcagttccgggtacttttgacctggcctttactaagaatgtcagatatctaacattcgaagtttcggtgcggtcgacccctgccggttcttccatccacattcgccttataaaccctctttatcagtctcctatcatccatcctctccaaatgcccaaacctaGGGTATGCTAAGGTAAGGTAAGCATACCCATTCTTAATTTTAGTAACTACATACTCTGTCACTCCACACATATTCCCAACTTTCACTACCATACACCAGAGTGGGCAATAACACTCCTCTATAGACAGCCAGTCATATCTTTTTGGACACCTAGCGGCTACGCATAAAGGTGTGCAACGGTCCATTCACCCGATTCCCTGCACTCACTCGTGTATCGATATCACTATTATATCCACCATAATTTGTGAAAACACAACCCAAATATACAAACTTTCTTACTTGCTGTAGCTTTTCATTATCGATTATAATATTGCATTGTCATGCTATCGTCCCTTTCAAACACCATAACTTAACTTACTTACTTAACTTTACTGTTacagcaagtgataattcacaaagattagaCACATCATTTTGCAAAAGTCAGAGTTCtatgtccttgggatttgaaactgcggacattcgtctcggcaatccggtccacatccaactagggtATCGTCGCTCACGAAGACTCGTAGGCTTCGAAGCTTAGTTTTGCCTAGAATGGTGTTTTTTTTGTGGTTGTGAAACCGCAGTGGTAGTGGATTCTGCCAAATGCAGGCAATCATAATTCTTTACTATTTCTGAATTAATGAATGTTTCTTCAGATTAGTATTCATGTCTGATATTGTTACATCCGCAGGGCGCGATTAAAAGACGCTTGGATTCAGCAGGCGCAAGAGAACCAGCAGTTAAAGGAGGAAAACGAAAAACTGTTAGCTGAGAAGGCCATGCTCAAGTTACTCATCATAGAACATATGAGGAAATGTCCAGATGCCGATGATTTTAGTAAGATCATTTTGTACTAAGGGCATTTGTAATGgtggtaagtaccaccgcactCTCTTGTTCTGTCCCCAAGAAATATTCTAGGAGCACTGTTCCAGTTAATGAAGAACATGGCAGTATTAACTGGTCTTTACAAGACTTAACACCCATTGTGTCACGAGCGCAGCGGACATGGCAAAGTGACAGATGATTATTGTTTACctatcgacagtcgacacaattatggcggcctgttgaaattggatattcacaggctgatctcggaacgcgacacacttacgtgggccactattgcGCCGCGGATTTTAATGCGATGGTCGCTATCAGAAcagtcataaaatatattctacctcCGGTGTAGTTCAATACTATAGCTACTAgtcgtttatttaaataaataaaaatccttttgTCCCTTCGTTTATATCATTgagattacataatattgtgaatTCCATTTACAGCCGATTCCTATAATCGATCCTAATTTTAATCTTCGATCTGATCCCGTGAATAAACCAATCATATAAGTCATTTAACGGTACATCAAAAatcctttgttctgattggttcattttggCGATCGAAAAAAGGGACGGGGTcggttagggaaatcgacggtAAGTAATACTACGTATACTTTTGTTACAGGAGCTCTACATGAAAAATTCCAACAACCCGATAATCCAGAATGAAACTATTGCCCAGAAGATGTTGCAGAATACGAAAGCGACCAACCATAGCTGTAAATCTCTATAACAAAACTTGGActcataaaaagttttaataattgGCAAAGGATTACAATCTTTGCTTCTCATTTAATATGATAAAGATTTATTGACtacatttgataattatttacgtCTTGTATAAACAACGTTTGTGTTACAAAAGATCCACATGCATATTAAAGTTCATAGGACCCGTAAGTGGAAGCtatctctgtaattttattccAGAATGTGGAGCAAGTTGAAGTGTTGGTTTTACAACATACCAGTTTTATACCATTgagattttatatagaaaaatattagataaaccCTCATAAGACTGTATCTTGCTTATTTATGCTTTCTATAATTCCTAACTCTCATGGTGGTGTAAACTTTAACGTGGGCGCGAAAATATATTACCCTAAACTGTGCCCTAATAGTTTGCCTGCTCATGTTTGACGCCATATTGAACGAACGATATATCTTTTGTTCCTCCAATATAGAGTCCATTAAACGATATATTCAGAAACAATTGAGGTGTGATTGTGCTGACCGTCGACAAAGAGCAATAACATCACATTTAGATATCATTTACTCTGAAAGtggttaatttattgttaattaaattataatgaattccaTTTTAACGCCATCTATGAATTTATGTTAATCATTCCGTTTGTAtgactgtattatttattgttgcatGATGAatagaatgtttattttttacatgtgtttttttttctttgtttatattcatCCTCTTAATTTCGAACGCGGTAGGTAAGTGACCATAACTGATTTGGGATTCAAATTATGACAATTGGTTAGACCCTGGGGCATAACTACCGTAGGACTAGGCGACACTCCGGAGGGCAGGGGGTCCGTGACTGaccagtgaccggttttttagGCCACTATCCTGTGAAATCTAACTAAGCATTTTGGCTTCCGAAATTTTCCGCCCGCCTGGATCCTTGCATCGGATTAACGTATTACAGATGCTATATCGGCGGACTCTTTGTAACTGACCCTTGGTTCCCTACACCACTGGTTTGACCAAGGCGGAATGATAATCTGTGGGCTACCATAATATACTCTATTACTATTTGGAATACTgtaggtacaaaataaaaatcaggtGCAATGTACTATGTCGTGACCGAAAAGTACTTTATGTGATCGCTTTcatgttttctatttatttattgaatatatttaccaaataataaatatttaccataaataaacaaaacttccAAGCTGTgctaacaaataatttttcagaCACTAAAaccataaacataagaaaaatcaTCTTATGGTATTTACTTTCTATGAAGTCTTGATGACTCACGAAtaagcaatattaattattgtacgtgaaaatagaaaaatttcCCCCtaaatagaaacaatttaataacataatataaaactcaTTGCAGGAAAATCTAATTTCCTATAATGGTAACTTggctatttttataaagctgCGTTTCGACTAGCAAATTCTTCCAGAATTCATTGCGCAAGAATTTCCAGAGGCGTTTTGACTCGTAGCAGTATGTCATGTATGCCAAGATCACGTGGGCAGAGCCGCATGAAAAAACTACTCACATAACGAAAATACAGTACGTAGCAGACGGTACAAGTAATATAATCGGTATTGGACATGTTAAGTCTATGATCAAAGTTTGTCTCTCTTTAGCGTAGCTATCTAAGGTCGATGGGGTACTCGCATCATTTCCACGTGCAGGTGTATCTTTGGCACTTATAAGTACGTGACTATGTATTTACCTCACTGTTTTATCCCTTCGACAAAGTGCCTCTTCCTCTCAAAAATTACAAGTTTACTCCTCTGAGAACCCTAAAAGAAAGTATACACAGATGTTTTATTAgcgaatgtaaattaatatattattctatgaCATTATAGTCTGTTGATTTATGCCAgtgcatatttttaattaacagttataatgtaaataaaatatttgtctaatatttaatgtatagttccaatacaatatataaagctCGACATCAGTTGAAGCAATCACACATCACTCGATCGTAGTTAAACCATCTTCATCATGAAACTCACTTTggtaagttaatatttaaaatacctactCTCTTACTAAGGAATAAGACTGCTTATTTCGGTAACGTCCTAGTATTCCATAGGTTCGATATATCGCAAGTTATTCATTTATCGCAAATCCAATACGATacggcatttttttaaataaaaatcgggCCTGAAACTTCTCGAGTATTTTTGACTATTTCTCATAGTTTCAAATTTCGTCTCCCACGGCCAATTGAAAAATTCCCTGTAGTTATCCCTTGTAGGGGTTCGATATCCGTGGCTCACACTTCGCAGGTctcaatgaatatttatatcaatagtCGACAACGCCTCCTAGCGGTTACTGGATTATTGTGCAGGTGCCTCGTTTTCAGTCCCGAGTTTNNNNNNNNNNNNNNNNNNNNNNNNNNNNNNNNNNNNNNNNNNNNNNNNNNNNNNNNNNNNNNNNNNNNNNNNNNNNNNNNNNNNNNNNNNNNNNNNNNNNNNNNNNNNNNNNNNNNNNNNNNNNNNNNNNNNNNNNNNNNNNNNNNNNNNNNNNNNNNNNNNNNNNNNNNNNNNNNNNNNNNNNNNNNNNNNNNNNNNNNNNNNNNNNNNNNNNNNNNNNNNNNNNNNNNNNNNNNNNNNNNNNNNNNNNNNNNNNNNNNNNNNNNNNNNNNNNNNNNNNNNNNNNNNNNNNNNNNNNNNNNNNNNNNNNNNNNNNNNNNNNNNNNNNNNNNNNNNNNNNNNNNNNNNNNNNNNNNNNNNNNNNNNNNNNNNNNNNNNNNNNNNNNNNNNNNNNNNNNNNNNNNNNNNNNNNNNNNNNNNNNNNNNNNNNNNNNNNNNNNNNNNNNNNNNNNNNNNNNNNNNNNNNNNNNNNNNNNNNNNNNNNNNNNNNNNNNNNNNNNTAACCTCGTTCCTTTCTTTCGATCgtaaaaatgaaccaatcagaacaaaggatTTTTGATGTACCGTTAAATGACTTATATGATTGGTTTATTCACGGGATCAGATCGAAGATTAAAATTAGGATCGATTATAGGAATCGGCTGTAAATGGAattcacaatattatgtaatctcAATGATATAAACGAAGGGAcaaaaggatttttatttatttaaataaacgacTAGTAGCTATAGTATTGAACTACACCGgaggtagaatatattttatgactgTTCTGATAGCGACCATCGCAT of the Manduca sexta isolate Smith_Timp_Sample1 chromosome 18, JHU_Msex_v1.0, whole genome shotgun sequence genome contains:
- the LOC115453723 gene encoding uncharacterized protein LOC115453723 isoform X2 → MVEPEKPFACTIPDCGMTFTNEDHLHVHTKKHDMVLQLGLEQKAVFVADQTPTPTRFIRNCEEVGLFQDLQNVNPFEEGFKRAMEAKHNLLSLENTITTTSTTDELHTPQMFPLLDAGDTTLYSTTNNQRNITISRSSSDESGVIKEFETTTISKLTNEVTTISRVVEKHDDPKDEILKDGVRKDCISYNSATKVQTETKTEHMQKNSIQTLIYEDTIVKNNISKDVLLTDTSKLQLPDIPPIMSQKSIEYVVDSLTNDLCNESKKADEDKNDNYEVIIKLPNGRQVRMRSVEENERRNNAKEKLKEVLKEKDKPVMQKVCLVNNNVSSVPVVSNIVPITTGTLIPVTLVSPPTPVVPKIPIAPLKTTKVTKRPVKRRHLVSEKGKESIGSADRCSDNGVDDNFNKNKKFSDMESKCAASRRYRARLKDAWIQQAQENQQLKEENEKLLAEKAMLKLLIIEHMRKCPDADDFSKIILY
- the LOC115453723 gene encoding uncharacterized protein LOC115453723 isoform X1, which codes for MVEPEKPFACTIPDCGMTFTNEDHLHVHTKKHDMVLQLGLEQKAVFVADQTPTPTRFIRNCEEVGLFQDLQNVNPFEEGFKRAMEAKHNLLSLENTITTTSTTDELHTPQMFPLLDAGDTTLYSTTNNQRNITISRSSSDESGVIKEFETTTISKLTNEVTTISRVVEKHDDPKDEILKDGVRKDCISYNSATKVQTETKTEHMQKNSIQTLIYEDTIVKNNISKDVLLTDTSKLQLPDIPPIMSQKSIEYVVDSLTNDLCNESKKADEDKNDNYEVIIKLPNGRQVRMRSVEENERRNNAKEKLKEVLKEKDKPVMQKVCLVNNNVSSVPVVSNIVPITTGTLIPVTLVSPPTPVVPKIPIAPLKTTKVTKRPVKRRHLVSEKGKESIGSADRCSDNGVDDNFNKNKKFSDMESKCAASRRYRARLKDAWIQQAQENQQLKEENEKLLAEKAMLKLLIIEHMRKCPDADDFRALHEKFQQPDNPE